From Halodesulfovibrio aestuarii DSM 17919 = ATCC 29578, the proteins below share one genomic window:
- a CDS encoding FtsX-like permease family protein: MNSIFTIPPHKGSTAPNIMIFIMLCLILCTTVQTGYARKSTNSDRKFKLTTTALSLLQERFTGSQGAKEAARFIHEQLKTDFSAHKSVTTGIQSYLLPVTHFKVGTLRRTDTLHQQSITLPPLRLNAVTPSTTSEKGITGHVIYVKGGELAEFNGKDVQGAIVIMDLASGKNWINAAQLGASALIYVDEGNATPPTKALFNDKFELTPINFPRFWISREKAAEFFGDLNSLYEQTLPKDPVTKVTVSANIEWVQAEGENVWAFIPGTGTDADSKFMLVEAFYDAAAFVPEHAPGADESTSIATLLSIAEQLRKNPPKASVLLLATSGHSQSNAGMRSFASLLTQKLSDIKDSSTQLAQKASDTRDTIALLHNPELFSTPESLNIYSSRERELFRTALDSVSKTQVDLFTREVVRLRLAATGSSEDSKRIKELAAKRLELRNVVWLSSKVQAQNPVPPEELRILRNLVSLALAEQQERFADLIIRLRSADSKLLLKEAIGERTMQAGFGLYLSTHGTGVGGFTRGYLYELKASINRTSFFSPLSELVTENAKKLPNYDTLWQDSLHPTPTTPWQSYLPDLPTFDSEVLAIAGFPMISIASLHDFRPLWGTPHDVLAATDQKYALEQNQFVTSLIANIANESLPDIERGRNGLATLGGSVNLQRQGEPFPDKPAVGTLVLTYQGPSRFYAMVNTDGSFELPGLATSQQTIHKAVIEAYKLAPDTGLAVWAVDKPSTGKSNYRVKMRRNTMGTQLTMFDCAQSTLFNLLDARTLAYLYRTEIIDARTETSPLRYWYSRLDTRDSTLGTFFLEPDVPFKLTLSDTVLGKKVLLLNNTQKDPLGKGYLISKWPVIPFTEYHAAKDMWTLLIPRIKNLEEKGINNERISNLYQQAQLLLEQAEQYYQQKDWVGLMNTSRASLATASLVYNDIEGTQRDVLSGVLFYIALFVPFAYCLERLFFGFSSIYKRIIAFLGLLTVTIILVYFVHPAFQLTYSPLIVILAFFIIGLSFLVSMLIFLRFEREVKIFQEQAHNIRVTEANKSATFVAAMAIGVSNLRRRPLRTALTITTLTILTFTIMNFTSTKSIRTAGWVEFSTSAPYYGLLLKNPNWRDMPVETLQVTNDLFGQEGIIAPRVWFEIEDKTRAPFLPMKYNGKESSARALIGLAPSESDMSSLRKHLVSGSWFNESDQHSIILPEEIANQLGITHVGAIAPKITFWGIPYTVRGIIKNKALAESKDLDGEPITPIIYPNIAASDLSETEAEALNRGEDLLRYESRYEHISGARTVIIPARTLLSEGGSLKAVAIKTGKDKPDDVNHGLLNLGYRFGMLVFSGTTSGTYLYYASNFISYSGLSAILIPIGIAVLIVLNTMIGSVYERRGEIGVYTSVGLAPSHVAFLFVAESLAFAVISAVFGYLIAQTVSGFMAGTELWAGMTANYSSTAGVMAMLLIIIVVLISSIYPSRVASEIAIPDVTRAWKLPEAVGDVMRIELPFLVRSSEQAFAGGFLFEYYNGHAGISHGAFSTQDITCSFLPPDNLVEQGLIPDSVQQDTAGDACLTFDFKTWLAPFDFGVRQNVQLIMCPSESHHGFKEIHVILTREAGEKRVWQNLNKPFLHGLRKQLLVWRSIEKSARSTYERDLKTALAKKGKDIPHTAIENKGDSA, translated from the coding sequence ATGAACTCCATCTTTACCATACCGCCCCATAAGGGTTCCACCGCACCAAACATAATGATCTTCATTATGCTCTGTCTTATACTCTGCACTACAGTTCAAACTGGCTATGCACGTAAGTCCACAAACAGCGACAGGAAATTCAAACTGACCACAACGGCTCTTTCTTTACTGCAAGAAAGGTTCACAGGGTCGCAAGGTGCAAAAGAAGCAGCGCGCTTTATCCATGAACAACTCAAAACAGACTTTTCTGCCCATAAGTCTGTGACAACCGGTATCCAGTCATATCTCTTGCCCGTTACCCACTTCAAAGTAGGTACCCTTAGAAGAACAGACACATTACACCAGCAAAGTATAACGCTTCCCCCCTTGCGCCTCAATGCGGTCACACCATCAACCACCTCGGAAAAAGGCATCACAGGGCATGTAATATACGTTAAGGGGGGAGAGCTTGCAGAGTTCAACGGCAAGGATGTGCAGGGTGCTATCGTCATTATGGATTTAGCATCCGGAAAAAACTGGATTAATGCGGCACAACTTGGTGCATCTGCACTCATTTATGTAGATGAAGGAAACGCCACGCCTCCTACCAAAGCACTCTTTAACGATAAGTTTGAACTTACGCCTATCAACTTTCCCCGATTCTGGATCTCCCGCGAAAAAGCTGCGGAGTTTTTTGGTGACCTTAACTCGCTATACGAACAAACGCTGCCGAAAGATCCGGTAACAAAAGTCACAGTTTCCGCCAATATTGAATGGGTTCAGGCAGAAGGCGAAAACGTCTGGGCTTTTATTCCCGGCACAGGCACAGATGCCGACAGCAAATTTATGCTCGTAGAAGCGTTTTATGATGCAGCCGCATTTGTTCCGGAACATGCCCCCGGAGCAGATGAATCGACTTCTATTGCAACCTTACTGTCCATTGCTGAGCAACTAAGAAAGAATCCGCCGAAAGCATCCGTACTGTTACTTGCCACATCCGGCCACTCACAGAGCAATGCGGGGATGCGCTCTTTCGCGTCGCTATTAACGCAAAAGCTGAGTGATATAAAAGACTCTTCTACTCAACTTGCTCAAAAAGCATCAGATACCAGAGACACCATCGCACTTCTTCATAATCCAGAGCTATTCTCCACACCGGAATCTTTGAATATATATTCATCAAGGGAACGTGAACTTTTTCGCACTGCATTGGATTCTGTATCCAAAACGCAAGTTGACCTTTTCACCCGCGAAGTTGTCCGGTTACGCCTTGCGGCAACAGGTTCAAGTGAAGATTCTAAACGAATTAAAGAACTGGCGGCAAAACGCCTTGAACTCAGAAACGTGGTCTGGCTAAGTTCAAAAGTACAAGCACAAAATCCTGTTCCACCTGAAGAACTTAGGATCTTGCGCAACTTGGTATCTCTTGCGCTTGCAGAACAGCAGGAAAGATTTGCAGATCTCATCATCCGGTTACGCAGCGCAGACAGCAAACTCCTCCTGAAAGAAGCCATCGGCGAACGCACCATGCAAGCAGGATTCGGACTCTATCTATCTACCCATGGCACTGGTGTCGGCGGATTTACTCGAGGATATTTATATGAATTGAAAGCGAGTATTAACCGCACATCATTCTTCAGTCCATTGTCTGAGCTGGTGACTGAAAACGCTAAGAAACTGCCGAACTACGATACATTATGGCAAGATTCGCTTCATCCGACTCCAACGACACCATGGCAAAGTTATCTTCCGGATCTCCCAACATTCGACAGCGAAGTTCTGGCGATTGCGGGCTTTCCGATGATCAGTATTGCCTCACTTCACGATTTCCGTCCGCTATGGGGAACCCCGCACGACGTTCTGGCAGCAACAGACCAAAAATATGCACTGGAACAGAATCAGTTCGTCACGTCGCTTATTGCCAACATTGCAAATGAAAGTCTGCCCGATATTGAACGAGGCAGAAACGGCCTTGCCACACTGGGAGGAAGTGTCAACCTGCAAAGACAAGGAGAACCTTTTCCAGATAAACCTGCCGTAGGCACACTGGTTCTTACTTATCAAGGTCCTTCCCGTTTCTACGCCATGGTTAACACGGACGGCAGCTTTGAATTGCCGGGGCTTGCCACATCACAGCAAACCATCCATAAGGCTGTCATAGAAGCGTATAAGCTCGCTCCGGATACTGGTCTAGCAGTGTGGGCCGTGGATAAGCCGAGTACCGGCAAAAGCAATTACCGTGTCAAAATGCGCCGCAATACTATGGGAACCCAACTCACCATGTTTGATTGTGCGCAATCAACTCTTTTCAATTTACTTGATGCACGGACACTTGCGTACTTATATCGAACTGAAATTATTGATGCACGAACTGAAACCAGTCCGTTACGCTACTGGTATTCAAGACTGGATACTCGTGATTCTACGCTGGGGACTTTTTTCCTTGAGCCGGACGTCCCGTTCAAGCTCACCCTTTCGGATACTGTCCTCGGTAAAAAAGTTCTGCTGCTAAACAACACCCAGAAAGACCCGCTTGGCAAAGGCTATCTTATAAGTAAATGGCCCGTCATTCCGTTCACAGAATACCATGCCGCGAAAGACATGTGGACACTACTCATCCCCCGGATCAAAAATCTGGAAGAAAAGGGCATCAACAACGAGCGAATTTCCAATCTGTATCAACAAGCACAACTACTGCTTGAGCAAGCAGAACAATACTACCAGCAAAAAGACTGGGTTGGTCTGATGAACACATCACGAGCATCCCTTGCTACGGCTTCTCTTGTTTACAATGATATTGAAGGAACCCAAAGGGACGTTCTCTCCGGTGTACTTTTCTATATTGCTCTGTTTGTGCCGTTTGCCTATTGCCTTGAACGTCTGTTCTTCGGTTTTTCCTCCATCTACAAACGCATTATTGCGTTCCTCGGCCTACTCACGGTTACTATTATTCTAGTTTATTTTGTTCATCCGGCATTCCAGCTGACCTACAGCCCGCTCATTGTTATTCTGGCATTTTTTATCATCGGGCTTTCGTTTCTTGTGTCCATGCTCATATTCCTGCGCTTCGAACGGGAGGTCAAAATTTTTCAGGAGCAGGCACACAATATTCGAGTAACGGAGGCAAACAAGAGTGCAACTTTTGTAGCAGCTATGGCTATTGGAGTAAGCAACCTGCGCCGTAGACCTCTGCGTACAGCACTGACAATTACAACACTCACAATCCTGACATTCACTATTATGAATTTTACCTCCACCAAAAGTATACGCACTGCCGGATGGGTAGAATTCAGCACTTCAGCGCCATACTACGGCCTGCTTCTTAAGAATCCTAACTGGCGGGATATGCCGGTTGAAACATTACAAGTAACAAATGATCTGTTCGGCCAAGAAGGAATCATCGCCCCGCGCGTCTGGTTCGAAATCGAAGACAAAACCCGTGCCCCGTTCCTGCCGATGAAATACAACGGGAAGGAATCATCCGCACGGGCACTTATCGGACTAGCCCCTTCTGAAAGTGATATGAGTTCATTACGCAAACATCTTGTATCCGGCTCATGGTTTAACGAAAGCGACCAGCACTCCATTATCCTGCCGGAAGAGATCGCAAACCAGCTGGGCATAACACACGTAGGGGCCATTGCGCCTAAAATCACCTTTTGGGGAATTCCCTATACAGTACGCGGCATTATTAAAAACAAGGCACTTGCAGAAAGCAAAGATCTTGACGGCGAACCGATTACGCCAATCATTTATCCTAACATTGCCGCCTCTGACCTAAGCGAAACCGAGGCGGAAGCGTTGAACCGTGGAGAAGACTTACTCCGCTATGAAAGCCGGTACGAACACATAAGCGGCGCACGCACGGTTATCATTCCAGCACGCACCCTTCTTTCTGAAGGTGGCTCCCTTAAAGCTGTTGCTATTAAAACAGGGAAAGACAAACCCGATGATGTTAACCATGGTTTACTGAACCTTGGCTACCGATTCGGTATGCTTGTATTCAGCGGTACAACTTCGGGGACATATTTATATTATGCTTCGAATTTCATCAGTTACAGTGGCCTCTCCGCTATTCTCATTCCTATCGGCATTGCGGTACTGATCGTTTTAAACACCATGATCGGTTCTGTGTATGAACGACGCGGTGAAATTGGTGTATACACATCTGTAGGGTTGGCACCGTCTCATGTTGCCTTCCTCTTCGTGGCAGAATCACTAGCCTTTGCGGTTATCAGTGCTGTCTTCGGCTATCTCATAGCACAAACTGTATCCGGATTTATGGCCGGCACAGAACTATGGGCAGGTATGACTGCCAACTATTCATCCACAGCCGGTGTTATGGCCATGCTGCTCATCATTATTGTTGTACTCATATCCTCGATATATCCTTCCAGAGTTGCATCAGAAATTGCTATTCCAGACGTCACCCGTGCATGGAAACTTCCGGAAGCGGTAGGCGATGTCATGCGCATTGAACTGCCGTTTCTCGTAAGAAGCTCAGAGCAGGCCTTCGCCGGAGGGTTCCTGTTTGAGTACTACAACGGACATGCTGGCATATCACATGGCGCCTTTTCCACTCAGGATATTACGTGCAGCTTCCTGCCTCCGGATAATCTTGTTGAACAGGGACTCATTCCTGATTCAGTTCAACAGGACACCGCAGGCGACGCCTGTCTCACCTTTGATTTCAAAACATGGCTTGCTCCCTTTGACTTTGGGGTGCGCCAGAACGTGCAGCTTATTATGTGCCCGTCTGAATCGCATCACGGGTTTAAAGAAATCCATGTCATTCTTACCCGCGAAGCAGGAGAAAAACGCGTGTGGCAAAACCTTAACAAGCCGTTTCTGCATGGTTTGCGCAAGCAGCTTCTTGTATGGCGGTCTATAGAAAAAAGCGCGCGCTCAACCTACGAAAGAGACTTAAAAACCGCCCTTGCTAAAAAGGGGAAAGACATCCCGCACACAGCGATAGAGAACAAAGGAGATAGCGCATGA
- a CDS encoding ABC transporter ATP-binding protein, with product MDEKQIIVRVEGVKKTFKMGKQLVHALRGINLEIYAGEYLSIMGASGSGKSTLFNMIGGLDKPTEGKVFIDEVDISQLDAYELAWLRNRKIGYIFQTFNIIPTLTALENVTLPMIFAGMHNEAATEKGLQLLDLVGLGSRHQHKPLELSGGQQQRVAIARSFANDPTIILADEPTGNLDNRTGEEVIELLRTLCRERGVTIITATHDYKMISVSDRVVWVKDGRVDKEEHRDELKISLGTIGEKEH from the coding sequence ATGGACGAAAAACAGATAATTGTCCGGGTTGAAGGCGTTAAGAAGACCTTCAAAATGGGTAAGCAGCTTGTACATGCATTGCGCGGCATTAATCTGGAAATTTATGCCGGTGAATATCTATCTATTATGGGGGCTTCCGGTAGCGGAAAAAGTACGTTGTTCAACATGATCGGTGGGCTGGATAAGCCTACAGAAGGAAAAGTTTTTATCGATGAAGTAGATATTTCTCAGCTGGATGCCTACGAGCTTGCATGGCTGCGCAACCGGAAAATCGGCTATATCTTCCAGACATTCAACATCATTCCAACGTTGACCGCGCTGGAAAATGTTACCCTGCCTATGATCTTTGCAGGAATGCATAATGAAGCTGCAACGGAAAAAGGATTACAGCTGCTTGACCTTGTTGGACTGGGCTCCCGTCATCAGCATAAGCCTCTGGAATTATCCGGTGGTCAGCAGCAGCGTGTAGCCATTGCTCGTTCTTTCGCAAACGATCCGACAATTATTCTTGCGGATGAACCTACGGGCAACCTGGACAATCGCACCGGCGAAGAAGTCATTGAGTTGTTGCGTACTCTGTGCAGAGAACGCGGAGTAACCATTATTACGGCTACACACGATTACAAAATGATCAGCGTATCCGACCGCGTAGTGTGGGTTAAAGACGGACGAGTTGATAAAGAAGAACACCGCGACGAACTTAAAATTTCTCTTGGTACCATCGGGGAGAAGGAGCACTAA
- a CDS encoding polysaccharide deacetylase family protein has protein sequence MAKQRPYISALWHAVPSNIQELLAQTIQAGVEAHKTNGRPMGKIPSIFFRADDIAIPSTACRNMLRIFAEYDTPLGLAVVPAWSTAAHVEALLSVAPEKNHLWCWHQHGWSHVNHATHGRSCEFGNDRKHEECAEELQQGHDTLKSLFGDTFYPVFTPPWNRISDSNIQILKDIGWKAISRTASAPYQKILPDIPVNVDLHTRNELTAASGWKGLLAELRAGIASGRCGVMMHHDRMNSAAEEFLQRLLIILQSYPVQPVPIYSYML, from the coding sequence ATGGCAAAACAACGACCGTACATTTCAGCACTATGGCATGCAGTCCCTTCCAACATTCAAGAGTTGCTTGCACAGACCATCCAAGCTGGTGTGGAAGCCCATAAAACCAATGGGCGCCCTATGGGAAAAATTCCGTCAATATTTTTTCGCGCAGATGACATCGCTATCCCTTCAACAGCCTGCCGGAACATGCTTCGTATTTTTGCTGAATACGACACCCCTCTGGGGCTGGCAGTTGTTCCCGCATGGAGCACTGCCGCCCATGTTGAGGCACTGTTGTCAGTCGCACCTGAGAAAAATCACCTCTGGTGCTGGCACCAGCACGGCTGGTCTCACGTGAACCATGCAACGCATGGCCGAAGCTGCGAATTTGGCAACGACAGAAAACATGAGGAATGTGCTGAGGAGTTGCAACAAGGTCATGACACCCTGAAATCATTGTTCGGTGATACGTTCTATCCGGTATTCACACCACCGTGGAATAGAATTTCCGACTCGAACATCCAAATTTTAAAAGACATCGGTTGGAAAGCAATCTCCCGCACAGCTTCTGCACCCTATCAAAAGATTTTACCGGATATTCCGGTTAATGTTGATCTGCACACACGGAACGAACTGACTGCAGCAAGCGGTTGGAAGGGATTACTGGCAGAGCTGCGTGCCGGAATTGCCTCCGGCCGTTGTGGAGTAATGATGCATCATGACAGAATGAACAGCGCCGCCGAGGAGTTTCTGCAACGCCTGCTGATAATCTTACAAAGCTACCCCGTACAGCCTGTTCCCATATATTCCTATATGCTATGA
- a CDS encoding class I SAM-dependent methyltransferase — protein MPRTFFPSKRHRMLTALWYLLRKPHKALKSIYRDRHDALWWQQYVTKSYGLELGLPQVDLLDLIPEFEETISPYAMLEAAATPMDIALLKGLARSYDACDYLEIGRWRGESITNVAPHTRTCFSLSLSPAQQAQAGFSNSMIRQDGFFITPTQYPNITCIDCDTLSFDFSTLTKNFDLIFVDGDHHAAAVASDTRNIFPLLKDDNSMIVWHDYANSPEKIRWAVLAGILDGLPANEHQYLYHASNTLCAIYTRKKLSATYQGFAITPDKIFEVTIRAHKLETPAIGYSQGEARWTKNR, from the coding sequence ATGCCACGCACGTTCTTCCCCTCAAAACGCCATCGCATGCTCACTGCATTGTGGTACTTGTTACGAAAGCCTCATAAGGCATTGAAATCCATTTATCGCGACAGACACGATGCTCTATGGTGGCAACAATACGTCACAAAGTCCTACGGGCTGGAACTGGGCCTGCCGCAGGTAGACCTGCTCGATCTTATTCCTGAATTTGAAGAAACAATTTCGCCATATGCTATGCTGGAAGCCGCCGCAACACCTATGGATATTGCCCTGCTCAAAGGACTCGCCCGATCATACGACGCGTGTGATTATCTGGAAATCGGGAGATGGCGCGGTGAGTCCATCACAAATGTAGCTCCGCACACAAGGACCTGCTTTTCTCTCAGTTTATCACCGGCACAGCAGGCACAAGCCGGGTTCAGCAATTCCATGATCCGGCAGGACGGGTTCTTTATCACGCCTACGCAGTATCCCAACATCACATGTATAGACTGCGATACGCTCTCGTTTGATTTTTCTACTCTTACAAAAAACTTTGATCTTATTTTTGTCGATGGTGACCACCATGCAGCCGCTGTTGCCAGTGACACCCGAAATATTTTCCCTTTGTTGAAAGACGATAATTCCATGATTGTATGGCATGATTACGCAAATTCACCGGAAAAAATTCGCTGGGCTGTACTGGCAGGAATTCTGGACGGCCTTCCGGCAAACGAACATCAGTACCTGTACCATGCTTCAAACACCCTTTGCGCCATCTACACTCGCAAAAAACTGTCCGCAACATATCAGGGGTTTGCCATAACTCCGGATAAAATTTTTGAAGTTACCATCCGCGCCCACAAGCTGGAGACACCGGCAATAGGGTATAGTCAGGGAGAGGCTCGATGGACGAAAAACAGATAA
- a CDS encoding ABC transporter permease yields MPEQSSHTGFFTHEAGQSIGFPWSKSFDFAVQSLRNRFTRSLITMSSLILAVAFLAFILVSLDIATGLIKFGGSQFASLLTEMGFDVNTALGTVTTGPKERWIVLLSLLVCTVGIINAQLMSVTERFRIIGIFKCLGALDSIILRLFLIEAALIGIIGAAIGAAAGIAFAFLNGLVNFGVASLILVSLMNVFISFLIATGTGFALSIIGVLYPAILAARMEPVKALNAQH; encoded by the coding sequence ATGCCGGAACAATCGTCACACACCGGATTTTTCACCCACGAGGCAGGCCAGAGTATCGGCTTTCCGTGGAGTAAATCTTTTGACTTTGCGGTTCAAAGTTTGCGGAACCGGTTCACACGCTCACTTATTACTATGAGCAGTCTAATCCTTGCGGTTGCTTTTCTTGCATTCATTTTGGTCAGTCTGGACATCGCCACAGGACTTATCAAATTCGGCGGCTCCCAGTTTGCCTCACTCCTCACAGAAATGGGGTTTGATGTTAACACCGCCCTCGGCACGGTAACAACCGGCCCTAAAGAACGCTGGATCGTCCTTCTCTCACTTCTCGTATGCACCGTCGGTATTATCAACGCACAACTTATGTCCGTTACCGAACGGTTCCGTATTATCGGTATATTCAAATGCCTTGGAGCGCTTGATTCCATCATCTTGCGCCTATTCCTCATAGAAGCAGCGCTTATCGGCATCATCGGTGCCGCAATAGGTGCTGCCGCAGGCATTGCCTTTGCGTTCCTTAACGGTCTGGTAAATTTCGGTGTAGCATCGTTGATTCTAGTATCGCTGATGAATGTCTTCATCTCGTTTCTTATTGCTACGGGTACAGGATTTGCGTTGAGCATTATCGGTGTATTGTACCCTGCCATTCTTGCTGCACGCATGGAACCAGTAAAAGCACTTAACGCACAGCACTAG
- a CDS encoding glycosyltransferase family protein, protein MRVVHYCQHVLGMGHFFRSLEIDKALVDHEVTLVTGGTPLSITYPPHVQVIELPPLSMDEEFGAFIRTDKDGSKHILSEAELEIIKLQRTDILTETLKALQPDVFLIELFPFGRKQFSFELMPVLELAKQNAFPNMYTICSVRDILVEKTKQQQFEERVLSILNSYFDAVLVHTDPKVITLDATFPRINEITIPIYNTGYITPLPHDLCPEAVRESLSITPDTPFILGSIGSGSVHPEIMQQLAAASILLNRTTPHRLLISTGPFMQPDARTRIQELCAPYPHITVTDFISDFITHLSAADLSLSMAGYNTTMNLLAVDTFGLVFPFDQNREQRMRSTSLEKLGALKILEQKEMEPDRLSAILEQYVNTPAPPPQHYVDLQGAMKSVRILEQLLQSKAVG, encoded by the coding sequence ATGCGCGTAGTCCACTACTGTCAGCATGTGCTCGGCATGGGGCATTTTTTCCGCAGTCTGGAAATAGACAAGGCTCTCGTTGATCATGAAGTAACACTTGTTACCGGCGGCACTCCTTTATCCATCACCTACCCCCCGCATGTACAAGTAATCGAACTGCCCCCTCTTTCCATGGACGAAGAGTTCGGAGCCTTCATCCGTACAGATAAAGACGGCTCCAAACATATTCTCTCAGAAGCAGAGCTTGAAATCATTAAACTCCAGCGTACCGACATTCTTACTGAAACACTCAAGGCATTGCAGCCCGATGTTTTTTTAATTGAACTCTTCCCGTTCGGACGCAAGCAGTTCAGTTTTGAGCTTATGCCCGTCCTTGAACTCGCCAAGCAAAATGCATTTCCCAACATGTACACCATATGCAGTGTGCGTGATATTCTTGTAGAAAAAACGAAACAGCAACAATTCGAAGAACGTGTACTTTCTATCCTGAACTCATATTTCGATGCTGTTCTTGTACATACAGACCCGAAAGTTATCACGCTGGACGCCACATTCCCCCGTATTAACGAGATCACAATTCCGATCTACAACACCGGATACATAACACCACTTCCACACGATCTCTGCCCTGAAGCAGTGCGAGAATCCCTTTCTATCACACCTGATACGCCATTCATTCTCGGCAGTATCGGCAGCGGATCTGTACATCCGGAAATCATGCAGCAACTCGCAGCCGCCTCTATTTTGCTCAACAGAACCACCCCGCACAGACTGCTGATTTCCACTGGTCCTTTTATGCAACCTGATGCCCGAACACGCATTCAAGAGCTTTGCGCACCGTACCCGCACATTACTGTTACTGATTTTATCTCTGATTTCATTACACATCTCAGCGCAGCCGATCTCTCCCTTAGTATGGCCGGATACAATACAACAATGAATCTGCTGGCAGTAGACACGTTCGGACTGGTTTTTCCTTTTGATCAAAATAGAGAACAACGCATGCGATCAACCAGCCTTGAAAAACTTGGAGCACTCAAAATTCTTGAACAGAAAGAGATGGAACCAGACCGCCTCAGCGCAATACTTGAGCAGTATGTCAACACTCCTGCGCCACCGCCGCAACACTACGTTGACCTGCAAGGAGCAATGAAGTCTGTTCGGATATTGGAACAACTATTACAAAGTAAGGCCGTTGGGTAA
- a CDS encoding histidine phosphatase family protein codes for MKQTYIGLLRHAPTGWNSVKRIQGQHDVSLPQESYDIISEWIPSIMQYPWTRILTSDLARAYHTALALNKHTNVPIERDPRLREQDWGAWAGHTIQDLRETTPEEIARQEAAGWEFKPPGGESRIEVLNRTLEAMHEATRRWNGEHILIVTHYGNIASIANHLMHTKFLPEEGKLIKKHALHRLIAEQTAPETTQYSILSINEVI; via the coding sequence ATGAAACAAACGTATATTGGTCTCCTACGCCATGCCCCCACAGGATGGAACTCTGTCAAACGAATTCAGGGACAACATGATGTTTCACTTCCGCAAGAAAGTTACGATATCATCAGCGAATGGATTCCATCCATCATGCAATATCCATGGACACGTATCCTCACCAGTGATCTTGCACGTGCCTACCATACCGCGCTTGCACTTAACAAACATACAAACGTTCCTATTGAACGTGATCCTCGCCTACGTGAACAAGATTGGGGAGCATGGGCAGGTCATACCATTCAGGATCTGCGCGAAACGACCCCCGAAGAAATAGCACGTCAGGAAGCTGCAGGATGGGAGTTCAAACCACCGGGCGGCGAAAGCAGGATAGAGGTACTTAACAGGACCCTTGAAGCGATGCATGAAGCAACCCGACGATGGAACGGAGAACACATCTTGATCGTAACCCATTATGGCAACATTGCGTCCATTGCCAACCACCTCATGCATACAAAGTTCCTTCCCGAAGAAGGAAAGCTTATCAAAAAACATGCACTACATCGCCTGATTGCAGAACAAACTGCACCTGAAACAACACAATATTCAATCCTCTCCATTAATGAGGTGATCTGA